One Halobacterium sp. DL1 DNA window includes the following coding sequences:
- a CDS encoding acyl-CoA hydrolase: protein MTDSARLLDSYTEMTEMLLPNDTNNLGRALGGAVLHWMDICAAIASMRFAGNQCVTASMDHVDFISPIEMGEVAVVEAYVFDTGRTSIDVKVDVRAEDPREGTKRKTTSSFFTFVALDDDGKPTDVPDLRCDSEAEEGLRTAAFDAKAAQREDA, encoded by the coding sequence ATGACCGACTCGGCGCGCCTGTTGGACTCGTACACGGAGATGACGGAGATGCTGCTGCCCAACGACACGAACAACCTGGGCCGGGCGCTCGGGGGCGCGGTGCTCCACTGGATGGACATCTGCGCGGCCATCGCGTCGATGCGCTTCGCGGGCAACCAGTGTGTCACCGCGTCGATGGACCACGTCGACTTCATCAGCCCCATCGAGATGGGGGAGGTCGCCGTCGTCGAGGCGTACGTCTTCGATACCGGTCGGACGAGTATCGACGTGAAAGTCGACGTGCGTGCGGAGGACCCCCGGGAGGGAACCAAGCGCAAGACCACCTCGTCGTTCTTCACCTTCGTCGCTCTCGACGACGACGGCAAGCCGACGGACGTGCCGGACCTGCGCTGTGACTCCGAGGCCGAGGAGGGACTGCGGACGGCCGCCTTCGATGCGAAGGCCGCCCAGCGAGAGGACGCCTAA
- a CDS encoding Zn-dependent protease, which yields MKVSAREGRDLVIAWVALGFAFSLLYVRGITPTNMADVLVSDLFVAEFALSLATVGVAFLLHELAHKVVAVNFGQHAEFRADYGMLALAVAGGLAGFLFAAPGAVHHRGYITPKEHGLIALAGPLTNVALAGVSLAVIPFAPDIGQRGLFINVLLAGFNMIPFGPLDGATVLDWSPVAYAAAAVPTIGPAVVLFFGV from the coding sequence ATGAAGGTCAGCGCCCGCGAGGGACGGGACCTCGTGATCGCGTGGGTCGCTCTCGGCTTCGCGTTCAGCCTGCTGTACGTCCGGGGCATCACGCCGACGAACATGGCCGACGTGCTCGTCAGCGACCTGTTCGTCGCCGAGTTCGCGCTCAGCCTCGCGACGGTTGGCGTCGCCTTCCTCCTCCACGAACTCGCGCACAAGGTGGTCGCGGTGAACTTCGGGCAACACGCGGAGTTCCGCGCCGACTACGGGATGCTCGCGCTCGCCGTCGCCGGCGGCCTCGCGGGGTTCCTCTTCGCGGCGCCCGGCGCGGTCCACCACCGCGGCTACATCACTCCGAAGGAGCACGGTCTCATCGCGCTCGCGGGCCCGCTGACCAACGTCGCGCTCGCCGGCGTCTCGCTGGCGGTCATCCCGTTCGCGCCGGACATCGGCCAGCGGGGCCTGTTCATCAACGTGCTGCTCGCGGGCTTCAACATGATCCCGTTCGGGCCGCTCGACGGCGCAACGGTCCTCGACTGGAGTCCGGTCGCCTACGCCGCGGCGGCGGTCCCGACCATCGGCCCGGCGGTCGTGTTGTTCTTCGGCGTATAG
- a CDS encoding phosphoribosylaminoimidazole synthetase, with the protein MTDSDEDASDELTYAEAGVDIEESEAATAALVGAVSGVADTTEYAGLVDLGDRYLALATDGVGTKLLVAEAMDDYSTVGIDCVAMNVNDLVAAGVAPAAFVDYLAVDEPDEQRAAELGEGLAAGAEESGMALVGGETAVMPEVVKGFDLAGTVAGLATEDDLFPGEAEAGDALVGFPSSGIHSNGLTLAREAAQRAGGFDEPFPGDDYETVGDALLEPTRIYAYLLEDLRDHDAHAAAHVTGGGWTNLERMGEFRYDVSDPLPAQDVFAFVQDAGNVNDEEMHRTFNMGTGFVVALPESEADSLVEATDGEKIGEVEEGEEVAVRGLTL; encoded by the coding sequence ATGACTGACAGCGACGAGGATGCCAGCGACGAGCTGACCTACGCCGAAGCGGGCGTGGACATCGAGGAGAGCGAGGCCGCGACGGCCGCGCTCGTGGGTGCGGTGTCCGGCGTCGCGGACACCACCGAGTACGCGGGCCTCGTGGACCTGGGGGACCGCTACCTCGCGCTCGCGACGGACGGCGTCGGCACGAAACTGCTCGTCGCGGAGGCGATGGACGACTACTCCACCGTCGGCATCGACTGCGTGGCGATGAACGTCAACGATCTCGTCGCGGCGGGCGTCGCACCCGCCGCGTTCGTGGACTACCTCGCCGTCGACGAACCCGACGAGCAGCGCGCGGCGGAACTCGGCGAGGGACTCGCCGCAGGCGCAGAGGAGTCCGGGATGGCGCTCGTCGGCGGCGAGACGGCCGTCATGCCGGAAGTCGTGAAGGGGTTCGACCTCGCGGGTACCGTCGCCGGACTCGCAACCGAGGACGACCTGTTCCCGGGTGAGGCAGAGGCAGGGGACGCGCTTGTCGGCTTCCCCTCCTCGGGTATCCACTCGAACGGACTCACGCTCGCCCGCGAGGCTGCCCAGCGCGCGGGCGGCTTCGACGAACCGTTTCCGGGCGACGATTACGAGACGGTCGGCGACGCGCTCCTCGAACCGACGCGCATCTACGCCTACCTGCTGGAGGACCTGCGAGACCACGACGCCCACGCCGCGGCCCACGTTACCGGCGGCGGCTGGACGAACCTCGAGCGGATGGGCGAGTTCCGGTACGACGTCTCGGACCCGCTGCCCGCCCAGGACGTCTTCGCGTTCGTACAGGACGCCGGGAACGTGAACGACGAGGAGATGCACCGGACGTTCAACATGGGCACCGGCTTCGTCGTCGCACTCCCGGAGAGCGAGGCCGACTCGCTGGTCGAAGCGACGGACGGCGAGAAGATCGGCGAGGTCGAGGAAGGCGAGGAAGTGGCGGTTCGCGGGCTGACGCTCTGA
- a CDS encoding DNA ligase, translated as MEFGSFAAHAADIEAEPADLEVVALVTDLFADADDDLGVVARFVQGRVFPAHSETKLDIGPRLCYEALARAAGTNVSVSDVEDRLAETGDIGEVATSLDLGGQAGLAAFGDESGGDDLTVTAVFTELEALAAAEGDGSQDEKVTLLFGLFNRCSSEEARYLARLVLGEMRIGVGEGTVRDAIAAAFDLPVDAVKRALQVSNDYGLVAETARDDGESGLDAMHLEVGRPVQAMLAQAGTVTDALEEWAEAAVETKFDGARLQVHWDGENVSLYSRNMEDVTAALPEVVEFVEEHVEAPVILDGEAVAVSADGDPLPFQEILKRFRRKHDVEAMRQEVRVELNAFDCLHAGGDDLLEAPFLERYERLEAVVGDESAVSELLVTDDPDEIAAFEERALDSGHEGIMLKDPDAAYTPGDRGKHWLKRKPDVETLDLVVTGAEWGEGRRASFLGTFLLSARDEDDDAFETIGKVATGITDEELAELTELLEPHIRAEDGQAVDIEPAVVFEVGYEEIQESPTYSSGYALRFPRFVTVREDKTSETADTIERVERTAEKQG; from the coding sequence ATGGAATTCGGTTCGTTCGCCGCCCACGCCGCCGACATCGAGGCCGAACCAGCGGACCTCGAGGTGGTCGCGCTCGTCACCGACCTATTCGCCGACGCAGACGACGACCTGGGCGTCGTCGCGCGGTTCGTTCAGGGGCGAGTCTTTCCGGCCCACTCGGAGACGAAACTCGACATCGGTCCGCGGCTCTGCTACGAGGCGCTCGCGCGGGCGGCGGGGACGAACGTCTCAGTGAGCGACGTCGAGGACCGCCTCGCCGAGACCGGCGACATCGGCGAGGTGGCAACGAGCCTGGACCTCGGCGGACAGGCCGGACTCGCGGCGTTCGGCGACGAGAGCGGTGGTGACGACCTCACCGTCACGGCGGTGTTCACGGAACTCGAGGCGCTCGCGGCCGCCGAGGGTGACGGCAGCCAGGACGAGAAAGTCACGCTGTTGTTCGGCCTGTTCAACCGCTGTTCGAGCGAGGAAGCGCGTTACCTCGCGCGCCTCGTGCTCGGCGAGATGCGCATCGGCGTCGGCGAGGGCACCGTCCGCGACGCCATCGCGGCGGCCTTCGACCTGCCCGTCGACGCCGTGAAGCGCGCGCTCCAGGTGTCCAACGACTACGGCCTCGTGGCCGAGACGGCCCGCGACGACGGCGAGTCCGGACTCGACGCGATGCACCTCGAAGTCGGGCGCCCCGTGCAGGCGATGCTCGCCCAGGCTGGCACAGTCACCGACGCCCTCGAGGAGTGGGCGGAGGCGGCCGTCGAGACGAAGTTCGACGGTGCCCGCCTGCAGGTCCACTGGGACGGCGAGAACGTCTCGCTGTACTCCCGGAACATGGAGGACGTGACCGCCGCGCTCCCGGAGGTCGTGGAGTTCGTCGAGGAGCACGTCGAAGCGCCGGTCATCCTCGACGGTGAAGCGGTAGCAGTCTCCGCGGACGGCGACCCGCTCCCGTTCCAGGAGATCCTCAAGCGGTTCCGCCGGAAGCACGACGTCGAGGCGATGCGCCAGGAGGTTCGCGTCGAACTGAACGCCTTCGACTGCCTGCACGCGGGCGGAGACGACCTGCTCGAAGCACCGTTCCTGGAGCGCTACGAGCGCCTCGAAGCGGTCGTCGGCGACGAGTCGGCGGTCTCCGAGTTGCTGGTCACGGACGACCCCGACGAGATAGCGGCCTTCGAGGAGCGCGCGCTCGACAGCGGTCACGAGGGCATCATGCTGAAGGACCCGGACGCCGCCTACACACCGGGCGACCGCGGAAAACACTGGCTGAAGCGCAAACCCGACGTGGAGACGTTGGACCTCGTCGTCACGGGAGCGGAGTGGGGCGAGGGGCGACGCGCCTCGTTCCTCGGGACGTTCCTGCTGTCCGCTCGCGACGAGGACGACGACGCCTTCGAGACCATCGGGAAGGTCGCCACGGGCATCACGGACGAGGAACTCGCGGAGCTCACCGAACTGCTCGAACCGCACATCCGCGCGGAGGACGGCCAGGCTGTCGATATCGAGCCCGCCGTCGTCTTCGAGGTCGGCTACGAGGAAATACAGGAGTCCCCGACGTACTCCTCGGGCTACGCGCTCCGCTTCCCCCGGTTCGTCACCGTTCGCGAGGACAAGACCTCGGAGACTGCGGACACCATCGAGCGCGTAGAGCGCACCGCCGAGAAGCAGGGATGA
- a CDS encoding transcriptional regulator, translating into MYLPTPDELRTRRTSLELTQSDLADRAGVSQPLIARIEGGDVDPRLSTLRRIVEALDEAEGDIVRAGTLMHEEVISVAPDDSVKEAVEKMQEAGYSQLPVITNGVPVGSISDSDVVSAGSDIADHPVREVMSESFPTVSQDASEDEISSLLDHYKAVMVTDDGETVGIITQADVAARVS; encoded by the coding sequence ATGTACCTGCCGACGCCCGACGAGTTGCGAACGCGTCGGACCTCGCTCGAGTTGACCCAGAGCGACCTCGCCGACCGCGCAGGCGTCTCACAGCCACTCATCGCCCGCATCGAGGGCGGCGACGTCGACCCAAGACTCTCGACACTGCGACGAATCGTCGAGGCGCTCGACGAGGCCGAGGGCGATATCGTCCGCGCGGGCACTCTGATGCACGAGGAAGTGATCAGCGTCGCGCCCGACGACTCCGTCAAGGAGGCCGTCGAGAAGATGCAGGAGGCCGGCTACTCCCAGCTCCCCGTCATCACGAACGGGGTCCCAGTGGGTTCTATCAGCGACAGCGACGTCGTCAGCGCGGGGAGCGACATCGCTGACCACCCCGTCCGCGAGGTGATGAGCGAGAGCTTCCCCACCGTCTCCCAGGACGCCAGCGAGGACGAGATTTCGAGCCTCCTCGACCACTACAAGGCCGTGATGGTGACCGACGACGGTGAGACGGTCGGCATCATCACGCAGGCCGACGTCGCAGCCCGGGTGAGTTAG
- a CDS encoding proteasome subunit beta, with translation MFNSNEGSDFARNRARFDDTPNPYEPEVGSLPDHDFSTQDMENVNKTGTTIVGITTEDGVVMASDMRASLGGRVISNKNVQKVEEIQPNAALSISGSVGGSQAFIRSLRAEANLYEARRGEYMSINALSTMASNLLRGGPFFLVVPILGGVDEEGAHVYSLDPGGSSMSDKYTAQGSGMPYALGVLEQEYTDDLTMEEAERVGAQAVQSASERDTASGNGIHITRITADGITIVGHKTFDDIL, from the coding sequence ATGTTCAACTCCAACGAAGGCTCCGACTTCGCCCGGAACCGGGCTCGGTTCGACGACACCCCGAACCCGTACGAACCGGAAGTCGGCTCCCTTCCGGACCACGACTTCTCGACGCAGGACATGGAGAACGTCAACAAGACCGGCACCACCATCGTCGGCATCACCACCGAGGACGGCGTCGTGATGGCCTCCGACATGCGCGCCAGCCTCGGCGGCCGCGTCATCTCCAACAAGAACGTCCAGAAGGTCGAGGAGATTCAGCCCAACGCAGCCCTCTCCATCTCAGGCTCCGTCGGCGGCTCGCAGGCGTTCATCCGCTCGCTCCGCGCTGAGGCCAACCTCTACGAGGCCCGCCGCGGCGAGTACATGTCCATCAACGCGCTCTCCACGATGGCGTCGAACCTGCTCCGTGGTGGCCCGTTCTTCCTCGTCGTGCCCATCCTGGGCGGCGTCGACGAGGAGGGTGCTCACGTCTACAGCCTCGACCCCGGCGGCTCCTCGATGTCCGACAAGTACACCGCGCAGGGCTCGGGAATGCCCTACGCGCTCGGTGTCCTCGAACAGGAGTACACCGACGACCTGACGATGGAGGAGGCCGAGCGCGTCGGCGCCCAGGCCGTCCAGTCGGCCAGTGAGCGCGACACGGCGTCCGGCAACGGCATCCACATCACGCGCATCACCGCCGACGGCATCACCATCGTCGGCCACAAGACGTTCGACGACATCCTGTAG
- a CDS encoding DNA topoisomerase VI subunit A (catalyzes the ATP-dependent breakage, passage, and rejoining of double-stranded DNA) — translation MSYADTDDDARERLIAMAEEFYDQFEDGEIPRMTLPTRSKSNIEYDEDANVWVYGDRTSTRSANSVRGARKLLKSVYTVDFLAHQLDDDRSSTLRELYYLSESWDEKEAQFNDQSESDKLVEDLEIVSGVKREDFHMRPEESGAKVMGPLLLREQTNRGDREIHCQDDVGQGGYQIPNNPDTIEFLDSDADFILAVETGGMRDRLVENGFDGEYNCLVVHLGGQPARATRRLTKRLHDEVGLPVTVFTDSDPWSYRIFGSVAYGSIKSAHLSEYLATPEAQFIGIRPEDIVDYELPTDPLSDSDINALESELEDPRFQSDFWTEQIELQLDIDKKAEQQALASRGLDFVTDTYLPERLDTMGVI, via the coding sequence ATGAGCTACGCAGACACCGACGACGACGCCCGAGAACGCCTCATCGCGATGGCCGAAGAGTTCTACGACCAGTTCGAGGACGGGGAGATCCCCCGGATGACCCTGCCCACGCGCTCGAAGTCCAACATCGAGTACGACGAGGACGCCAACGTCTGGGTGTACGGCGACCGCACGAGCACGCGCTCGGCGAACTCCGTGCGCGGCGCCCGGAAGCTCCTGAAGTCCGTCTACACCGTCGACTTCCTCGCCCACCAGCTCGACGACGACCGCTCCTCGACGCTGCGTGAGTTGTACTACCTCTCGGAGTCCTGGGACGAGAAGGAGGCCCAGTTCAACGACCAGAGCGAGTCCGACAAGCTCGTCGAGGACCTCGAAATCGTCTCCGGCGTGAAACGCGAGGACTTCCACATGCGCCCCGAGGAGTCCGGCGCGAAGGTCATGGGGCCGCTGCTCCTCCGCGAGCAGACCAACCGTGGCGACCGCGAGATTCACTGCCAGGACGACGTCGGCCAGGGCGGCTACCAGATTCCGAACAACCCCGACACCATCGAGTTCCTCGACTCGGACGCCGACTTCATCCTCGCGGTGGAGACCGGCGGGATGCGCGACCGCCTCGTCGAGAACGGCTTCGACGGCGAGTACAACTGCCTCGTCGTCCACCTCGGCGGCCAGCCCGCCCGCGCCACCCGCCGACTCACCAAGCGCCTCCACGACGAGGTCGGCCTCCCGGTCACGGTCTTCACTGACAGCGACCCCTGGTCCTACCGCATCTTCGGTTCGGTCGCCTACGGCTCGATCAAGTCCGCACACCTCTCGGAGTATCTCGCCACGCCGGAGGCGCAGTTCATCGGCATCCGCCCGGAGGACATCGTCGACTACGAACTGCCGACGGACCCCCTCAGCGACTCCGACATCAACGCCCTCGAGTCCGAACTCGAAGACCCGCGGTTCCAGAGCGACTTCTGGACCGAACAGATCGAGCTCCAGCTCGACATCGACAAGAAGGCCGAGCAGCAGGCGCTCGCCTCCCGCGGCCTCGACTTCGTGACGGACACTTACCTGCCCGAACGCCTCGACACCATGGGCGTCATCTAG
- a CDS encoding sugar transporter, whose amino-acid sequence MDHGPALRDHPIVVASIFGTIVASGAFEIVPASTTPVMADQLGASAAEVNWLVSVMLGVAVVASLPSGAIVDRFGAPRSFALAAVTLVVGGVVGWHFTRQGAYWPVFWSRLVAGIGFVLVWNTGLTVVGQFQNAATATGLFTAGGPIGFAVGHLTGPTIVAEYGAASVFLVYPLLMLPALAGVLLAWDDELAGGGTGELPSLGDVLSVSRNNSVLLVCVLGFVAYSLYLFINSWVPTYLTEELSLSLAQSGALTAMFPLLGAISRASGGVVTDRLFGGRTRPVVLASLFVSGVAVAGIALSSTYLVVAAFLFVGGYFVQLSLGLFYSVVPTVVADANVTTAVALLSSVGLFGAFSAPLVAGAVIQATGSYAAAFGYALGLTAVGFALAVPYFHD is encoded by the coding sequence ATGGACCACGGCCCGGCGCTCCGCGACCACCCGATCGTGGTGGCGAGCATCTTCGGTACCATCGTCGCATCGGGTGCCTTCGAGATCGTCCCGGCGAGCACGACGCCCGTGATGGCCGACCAGCTCGGCGCGAGCGCCGCTGAGGTCAACTGGCTCGTGAGCGTCATGCTCGGCGTCGCCGTCGTCGCGAGCCTCCCCTCGGGGGCGATCGTCGACCGATTCGGGGCCCCGCGTAGTTTCGCGCTCGCGGCTGTGACGCTGGTCGTCGGTGGCGTGGTGGGCTGGCATTTCACCCGACAGGGCGCCTACTGGCCGGTGTTCTGGTCGCGGTTGGTGGCGGGAATCGGCTTCGTACTCGTCTGGAACACCGGCCTCACCGTCGTCGGACAGTTCCAGAACGCCGCGACCGCGACCGGACTGTTCACCGCCGGCGGCCCCATTGGGTTCGCGGTTGGTCACCTCACGGGACCGACCATCGTCGCGGAGTACGGCGCAGCATCCGTCTTCCTCGTCTACCCACTGCTCATGCTCCCCGCACTCGCCGGGGTGCTTCTCGCCTGGGACGACGAGCTGGCCGGCGGTGGGACCGGCGAGTTACCCTCGCTCGGCGACGTGCTGAGCGTCTCCCGGAACAACTCCGTACTGCTGGTCTGCGTGCTGGGGTTCGTCGCCTACTCACTGTACCTCTTCATCAACAGCTGGGTGCCGACGTACCTCACTGAGGAGCTTTCGCTGTCGCTCGCCCAGAGCGGCGCGCTGACCGCGATGTTCCCGCTGCTGGGCGCCATCTCCCGGGCGAGCGGTGGCGTCGTCACCGACCGGCTGTTCGGCGGCCGGACGCGGCCCGTCGTGCTCGCCTCGCTGTTCGTCTCCGGAGTCGCCGTCGCCGGCATCGCGCTCTCCTCGACGTACCTCGTGGTGGCAGCGTTCCTCTTCGTGGGCGGCTACTTCGTCCAGTTGAGTCTCGGTCTCTTCTACAGCGTCGTGCCGACCGTCGTCGCCGACGCCAACGTCACCACGGCTGTCGCGCTGCTCTCGAGTGTCGGCCTGTTCGGCGCGTTCAGCGCGCCGCTGGTCGCCGGCGCGGTCATCCAGGCGACGGGGTCGTACGCGGCCGCGTTCGGCTACGCGCTCGGGCTCACTGCCGTCGGGTTCGCCCTCGCCGTGCCGTACTTCCACGACTGA
- a CDS encoding conjugal transfer protein TraB — protein MSEEAAATQEGSVRVVGTAHVSADSVEEVERVVEEENPDVVAVELDEGRFRQMQGEAPEDLDASDLLKGSMAFQFLAYWLLSYVQKRLGDRFGIEPGADMKAAVDAAERSGADVALVDRDIQVTIQRFWARMSSFEKLRLVGELALGVTDSRTLGLAVGAFVGFLAGIVAGIVAGPFLVPPPPGVSGLLGNVVGVLSLLAEAVLFAAGGAVVLGVVFALVFVRKEPEDVEEFSMEDLTDADVVSAMMEEFRRFSPEGAEALIDERDAYIAHSLVALREQGKHVVAVVGAGHREGIERYLENPETLPPMASLTGVQKSRFSVFKLLGLLFTVGFLVFFGLLVMAGVGNTVLLQVFGAWFLFNGIISAGAAKLGGAHWTSAGVGGAVAWLTSVNPLLAPGWFAGYVELRYLDVNVSDISTLNELMSDEETPIRTLVSEMLDVPLFRLISVVALTNVGSFVASALFPFVVLPLIGGPFDSVGAVTDAMLTGVENSADAIWGLLR, from the coding sequence ATGAGCGAGGAAGCCGCGGCGACCCAGGAGGGCTCCGTCCGGGTCGTCGGGACCGCCCACGTCTCCGCGGACAGCGTCGAGGAGGTCGAGCGCGTGGTCGAGGAGGAGAACCCCGACGTCGTCGCGGTCGAACTCGACGAGGGTCGCTTCCGCCAGATGCAGGGTGAGGCGCCCGAGGACCTCGACGCCAGCGACCTCCTGAAGGGGAGCATGGCGTTCCAGTTCCTCGCGTACTGGCTGCTGTCGTACGTCCAGAAGCGCCTCGGCGACCGCTTCGGTATCGAACCCGGCGCGGACATGAAGGCCGCGGTCGACGCCGCAGAGCGCTCGGGCGCGGACGTGGCGCTCGTCGACCGCGACATCCAGGTGACCATCCAGCGGTTCTGGGCGCGGATGAGCAGCTTCGAGAAGTTACGACTGGTGGGCGAACTCGCGCTCGGAGTGACCGACAGCCGGACGCTCGGCCTCGCCGTCGGCGCGTTCGTCGGCTTCCTCGCCGGCATCGTCGCCGGCATCGTCGCGGGCCCGTTCCTCGTGCCACCGCCGCCGGGCGTGAGTGGCCTGCTCGGGAACGTGGTCGGCGTGCTGTCGCTGCTCGCGGAGGCGGTGCTGTTCGCCGCGGGCGGAGCGGTCGTCCTCGGGGTCGTCTTCGCGCTGGTGTTCGTGCGCAAGGAACCCGAGGACGTCGAGGAGTTCTCGATGGAGGACCTCACGGACGCCGACGTCGTCTCGGCGATGATGGAGGAGTTCCGGCGGTTCAGCCCGGAGGGCGCGGAGGCGCTCATCGACGAGCGGGACGCCTACATCGCCCACAGCCTGGTCGCGCTCCGGGAGCAGGGGAAACACGTCGTCGCCGTCGTCGGCGCGGGCCACCGCGAGGGCATCGAGCGCTACCTCGAGAACCCCGAGACGCTGCCGCCGATGGCGTCGCTGACCGGCGTCCAGAAGAGCCGGTTCTCCGTGTTCAAACTGCTCGGCCTCCTGTTCACCGTCGGCTTCCTCGTCTTCTTCGGCCTGCTCGTGATGGCGGGCGTCGGCAACACGGTGTTGCTCCAGGTGTTCGGCGCGTGGTTCCTGTTCAACGGTATCATCTCCGCAGGGGCGGCGAAGCTAGGTGGGGCACACTGGACGAGCGCGGGCGTGGGCGGCGCGGTGGCGTGGCTGACCAGCGTCAACCCGCTGCTCGCGCCGGGCTGGTTCGCGGGCTACGTCGAACTCCGCTACCTCGACGTGAACGTCTCGGACATCTCCACGCTGAACGAACTCATGAGCGACGAGGAGACGCCCATCCGAACGCTCGTCTCCGAGATGCTGGACGTCCCGCTGTTCCGCCTCATCTCGGTGGTGGCGCTGACGAACGTCGGGAGTTTCGTCGCGAGCGCGCTGTTCCCGTTCGTCGTGCTGCCGCTCATCGGCGGCCCCTTCGACAGCGTCGGCGCGGTCACCGACGCGATGCTGACGGGCGTCGAGAACAGCGCCGACGCGATCTGGGGGCTGCTCCGATGA